The proteins below come from a single Edaphobacter acidisoli genomic window:
- a CDS encoding SET domain-containing protein → MPEGLIIRSSSIHAAGCYTTRPFKKGERVIEYGGPRFTKAEADARYKDRDITYLFSCGDDGIIIDGFGTAMFINHSCDPNCETTDIRGHIYIVALRDIAAGEELTYEYNLHDSDDSDADCYCGAFACRGTMFSEEEVVRRRRRETRRARAVGKN, encoded by the coding sequence GTGCCCGAAGGTCTCATTATTCGCTCCTCTTCGATCCATGCCGCCGGCTGCTACACCACACGCCCGTTCAAAAAGGGAGAACGTGTCATCGAGTACGGTGGCCCGCGCTTCACCAAGGCCGAGGCCGATGCTCGCTATAAAGACCGCGACATCACCTACCTGTTCAGTTGCGGAGATGATGGCATCATCATCGACGGCTTCGGCACAGCGATGTTCATCAACCACTCCTGTGATCCGAACTGCGAAACCACTGACATTCGCGGTCATATCTACATCGTGGCCCTGCGCGACATCGCCGCCGGAGAAGAGCTGACCTACGAGTACAACCTGCACGACAGCGACGACTCCGACGCCGATTGCTACTGCGGCGCTTTCGCCTGCCGGGGCACCATGTTCAGCGAAGAAGAGGTCGTGCGGCGCAGGCGCCGTGAGACACGGCGCGCCCGCGCGGTAGGGAAAAACTGA
- a CDS encoding tetratricopeptide repeat protein, producing MWRGTTRLLLAVGTLSAACWAQSAPAAKPSDAPCSATKPASGQDSNQSSQGNTQTKPCGASTSTAPKSVADQFPFPGEDSQPKAPAANAPAPNASHPSAASEHPFPGEPPAADSGSSSSIPDSGGSSSSSSDDDNYDPSAPLPSTLKKPQPAPKMQTPDQRVDEDLRVSKFYMDNDNLAGAYLRAKDAVKTEPDYSETHFVLAQVLTKMKKKDEAIAEYQAYLKMDPNGDRAKMVKTALADLDHSKK from the coding sequence ATGTGGCGAGGGACAACCCGTCTTCTGCTGGCTGTGGGGACGCTTTCGGCAGCGTGCTGGGCGCAGAGTGCTCCAGCGGCAAAGCCCTCGGACGCGCCTTGTTCCGCAACAAAGCCTGCATCTGGTCAGGACAGTAATCAAAGCAGCCAGGGCAATACCCAGACGAAGCCTTGCGGTGCATCAACCAGCACGGCGCCAAAGTCTGTTGCGGATCAGTTCCCGTTTCCCGGAGAAGACAGCCAGCCTAAGGCACCTGCTGCGAATGCTCCTGCGCCGAATGCCTCTCATCCTTCGGCTGCGTCGGAGCATCCGTTTCCTGGTGAACCTCCTGCAGCGGACTCGGGTTCGAGTAGTTCAATCCCAGACTCTGGTGGTTCGAGCAGTTCCAGCAGCGATGATGATAATTACGATCCCAGTGCTCCACTTCCCTCAACATTGAAGAAGCCGCAACCAGCTCCGAAAATGCAGACTCCGGATCAACGTGTTGATGAAGATCTCCGGGTCTCGAAGTTCTACATGGACAATGACAATCTTGCGGGAGCGTATTTAAGGGCGAAGGATGCAGTGAAGACTGAGCCGGACTATTCGGAGACGCACTTTGTGCTTGCTCAGGTGCTCACGAAGATGAAGAAGAAGGATGAGGCTATCGCTGAGTACCAGGCATACCTCAAGATGGACCCGAATGGGGATCGTGCGAAGATGGTGAAGACGGCGCTGGCCGATCTCGACCACAGTAAAAAATAG
- a CDS encoding DinB family protein produces MNELGELNHAIAFSLRGLDAAQTQFRPLKRKNRWSIQQIVEHLLLTYSSTEEMIATRLAKGRPTRKKPGLMQHISQYTVIRLGYFPRGRKAPTLVMPPAEVAAPLSGEELSHRVREQLLHLHELCNDAEKAFGEKQCASHHVLGPLSAAQWRRFHLIHGEHHARQILAIRKEHGM; encoded by the coding sequence ATGAACGAGCTTGGAGAACTGAACCACGCGATTGCCTTTTCGCTGCGCGGACTCGATGCGGCGCAGACCCAGTTTCGTCCCTTGAAGCGTAAGAATCGCTGGAGCATTCAGCAGATTGTAGAGCACCTGCTGCTGACCTACTCGTCTACGGAGGAGATGATTGCAACACGGTTAGCGAAGGGACGACCGACCCGGAAGAAGCCTGGTCTGATGCAACACATCAGCCAGTACACTGTGATTCGATTGGGATATTTCCCTCGCGGACGCAAAGCCCCAACGCTGGTTATGCCTCCAGCAGAGGTTGCTGCGCCGCTTTCAGGCGAAGAACTATCACACCGTGTTCGGGAGCAACTATTGCATCTGCATGAGCTCTGCAACGACGCGGAAAAAGCCTTTGGCGAGAAGCAATGTGCAAGCCATCATGTGCTTGGTCCTCTGAGTGCTGCTCAGTGGCGGCGCTTCCATCTGATTCATGGTGAACACCATGCACGTCAGATACTTGCCATTCGTAAAGAGCATGGAATGTAG
- a CDS encoding PspC domain-containing protein, translated as MYCSRCGKQLDPSSRFCSACGSTVNVAGAVPGAQPQSQMVRPRENRMIAGVCAAFAMHYGWDLNLVRIITAVIIILTGVGALAYIAAWVIIPEAPYGVPVKSA; from the coding sequence ATGTACTGTAGCCGTTGTGGAAAGCAATTGGATCCAAGTTCCCGATTCTGTTCCGCATGCGGATCGACGGTGAACGTTGCCGGGGCAGTACCCGGGGCGCAGCCTCAATCACAGATGGTAAGGCCACGTGAGAACCGCATGATTGCTGGTGTATGTGCCGCATTTGCCATGCACTATGGCTGGGACCTGAACCTGGTTCGCATTATTACGGCGGTGATTATCATTTTGACCGGAGTGGGCGCACTTGCATACATCGCCGCTTGGGTCATTATCCCTGAGGCTCCATACGGTGTACCGGTGAAGAGCGCCTGA
- the lysA gene encoding diaminopimelate decarboxylase: MPQKPASQEFDARPFHYRKGDLYCGGVPMASLAEAHGTPLYVYSGEQIDERFGLFQAAFHDRPHTVCYAVKANSSLAIMRRLAKLGAGFDIVSGGELERVRKASRAALKRVVFSGVGKQVWEIDAALDAEILLFNVESVSELELLAERAKALGKRARFALRVNPDVFAETHPYISTGLSEHKFGIDIKQARAIYKRAARLKWLDAAGVSVHIGSQIRKVDPFAAALERVTALIAELRRDGHDIRYVDAGGGLGIDYGAGEFDPAHQVEKYATALEKGLGGETAHLLLEPGRFIVAQAGALVTRVLYVKKNGAKTFVITDAAMNDLIRPSLYHAHHEIVPLKQARGVSVKVDVVGPVCESGDFFARDRELVRVKPGDLVALLDAGAYGMSLASNYNTRPRPAEVMVEGAESRLIRRRESLREMLAGEQA, from the coding sequence TTGCCTCAAAAGCCAGCTTCTCAAGAGTTTGACGCACGACCCTTTCACTACCGGAAGGGCGATCTATACTGCGGCGGCGTTCCAATGGCCTCGCTTGCTGAAGCGCACGGTACGCCACTGTATGTTTATTCGGGCGAGCAGATTGATGAGCGATTTGGCCTGTTTCAAGCAGCGTTCCACGACCGGCCGCATACTGTCTGCTATGCCGTGAAGGCGAATTCGTCGCTTGCGATTATGCGGCGGCTGGCGAAGCTGGGCGCAGGGTTCGACATTGTCTCAGGCGGCGAGCTGGAGCGCGTCCGCAAGGCCAGCAGGGCTGCCTTGAAGCGGGTGGTTTTCTCCGGCGTAGGCAAGCAGGTGTGGGAGATCGACGCCGCGCTCGATGCGGAGATTCTGCTGTTCAATGTGGAGTCGGTGTCGGAGCTTGAGCTTTTGGCTGAGCGTGCAAAGGCGCTTGGGAAGAGGGCCCGGTTTGCCTTGCGGGTGAACCCGGATGTGTTTGCCGAGACGCATCCGTATATCTCGACTGGGTTGAGCGAGCACAAGTTTGGCATCGACATCAAACAGGCGCGGGCGATCTATAAACGTGCGGCGCGGCTGAAGTGGCTGGATGCTGCCGGTGTGAGTGTCCATATTGGTTCGCAGATTCGCAAGGTGGATCCGTTTGCGGCCGCGCTGGAGAGGGTGACGGCGCTGATTGCGGAGCTTCGACGTGACGGGCATGACATTCGCTATGTGGATGCGGGCGGCGGTCTCGGCATTGATTACGGTGCGGGGGAGTTTGATCCGGCGCATCAAGTAGAGAAATATGCTACTGCCCTGGAGAAGGGATTGGGCGGTGAGACGGCACATCTGCTGCTGGAGCCGGGACGGTTCATTGTGGCGCAGGCCGGCGCGTTGGTGACGCGCGTGCTCTATGTAAAGAAGAACGGGGCGAAGACGTTTGTGATTACGGACGCAGCGATGAATGACCTGATTCGACCTTCGCTCTATCATGCGCACCATGAGATCGTTCCGCTGAAGCAGGCACGCGGTGTTTCAGTAAAAGTCGACGTTGTAGGGCCTGTGTGTGAGTCAGGCGACTTCTTTGCTCGCGATAGAGAATTGGTGCGCGTGAAACCGGGAGACTTAGTGGCTTTGCTCGATGCCGGCGCGTACGGGATGAGCCTTGCATCGAACTACAACACACGGCCAAGGCCCGCCGAAGTAATGGTGGAGGGTGCTGAGTCGCGGCTCATTCGGCGCAGGGAGAGCCTGCGCGAGATGCTGGCTGGAGAGCAGGCCTGA
- a CDS encoding YebC/PmpR family DNA-binding transcriptional regulator, with product MSGHSKWATIKHKKGALDAKRGKIFTRLIKEITVAAKAGGGDADGNPRLRTAIAAAKAENMPADNIKRAIQRGTGELEGVSYEEITYEGYGPGGVAIIVEVLTDNKNRAVSEIRHAFSKNGGNLGAEGAVAWMFTKKGVISVAKSAASEDKLTEIVLDAGAEDLSDQGESWEVVTDPKDFEAVTEALKKAKVEPETAEVTKIASTYTKLEGAQANAMIRLLETLEDLDDTQNVYSNFDFDEAAVANAG from the coding sequence ATGTCCGGCCATTCAAAATGGGCCACAATCAAGCACAAGAAGGGTGCGCTTGACGCCAAACGTGGCAAGATCTTTACCCGCCTGATTAAGGAAATTACCGTTGCGGCAAAGGCCGGCGGCGGCGATGCGGATGGCAATCCCCGCCTGCGCACGGCAATTGCGGCGGCAAAGGCGGAGAACATGCCCGCCGACAACATCAAGCGCGCGATCCAGCGCGGCACCGGCGAACTGGAAGGTGTCTCGTACGAAGAGATTACCTACGAGGGTTATGGACCGGGCGGGGTAGCGATCATCGTCGAAGTGCTGACCGACAACAAGAACCGCGCGGTGAGCGAGATACGTCATGCGTTTAGCAAGAACGGTGGCAATCTAGGCGCCGAAGGCGCGGTAGCCTGGATGTTCACCAAGAAGGGTGTTATTTCTGTCGCCAAGTCTGCGGCCAGCGAAGACAAGCTGACGGAGATTGTGCTGGACGCCGGCGCCGAAGACCTGAGCGACCAAGGCGAAAGCTGGGAGGTCGTGACCGATCCCAAGGACTTTGAAGCCGTGACTGAGGCGCTGAAGAAGGCGAAGGTCGAGCCTGAGACCGCTGAGGTGACGAAGATTGCTTCGACTTATACGAAGCTCGAAGGCGCGCAGGCGAACGCGATGATACGGCTGCTGGAGACGCTCGAAGATTTGGATGACACGCAAAATGTCTACTCCAACTTCGACTTCGACGAAGCGGCGGTCGCTAACGCTGGTTGA
- a CDS encoding acyloxyacyl hydrolase produces the protein MGVTVLLVSGQFVMSQSPAAGETQTPFHTVGGHLPLEVGALVQSGFGVTEDRNSFKFLMTGVQAGKVLTGNYGPGALRGNFEYAVQVFPFWQSYTPKFQRETCAVTAYLSCSAPYTVGGTFTGISITPILLRWNFVSTEKLSPWLQGGGGMIWTNHKYPAFGGPPYNPTNDGVNSDTSVWNFTPQFGVGAHYFLSPRRSIDFGANAVHISSASIGDKNPGVNASVQFTIGYTWWK, from the coding sequence GTGGGAGTTACGGTTTTGCTGGTTTCCGGCCAGTTTGTGATGTCTCAGTCGCCTGCCGCAGGTGAAACACAGACACCGTTTCATACTGTTGGCGGACACCTTCCTCTTGAGGTGGGCGCGCTGGTGCAAAGCGGCTTCGGAGTCACGGAAGACCGCAACAGCTTCAAATTCTTGATGACCGGTGTGCAGGCAGGTAAGGTGCTTACTGGGAATTACGGTCCTGGAGCTTTGCGCGGCAACTTTGAATATGCTGTGCAGGTCTTTCCATTCTGGCAGTCGTATACGCCGAAGTTTCAACGGGAAACTTGTGCCGTAACCGCATACCTGTCATGCAGCGCACCTTACACGGTCGGTGGGACATTCACGGGTATCTCGATTACTCCGATTTTGCTGCGCTGGAATTTTGTCAGCACAGAGAAGCTATCTCCCTGGTTGCAGGGCGGAGGTGGGATGATCTGGACGAATCATAAATATCCCGCGTTCGGTGGCCCGCCGTACAACCCCACCAATGACGGAGTGAACTCGGACACGAGCGTGTGGAACTTTACTCCGCAGTTCGGCGTGGGGGCGCATTACTTTTTGAGCCCGCGCAGGTCCATTGATTTTGGAGCCAACGCGGTGCACATATCGAGCGCTTCAATCGGCGATAAGAATCCGGGTGTGAATGCGAGCGTACAGTTCACGATTGGATATACGTGGTGGAAATGA
- the ftcD gene encoding glutamate formimidoyltransferase produces the protein MKNDAIIECVPNFSEGQDVAKVRQIVAAMQADEVRLLDWSLDAAHNRSVVTIAGPAAAVVESAVRGAGKAAELIDLTGQSGVHPRIGAADVVPFIPVSGASLADCAVLARQAGLQIWRRFGVPVYFYGAAAARPDRVQLEDVRRGQFEGLRESVRKDSARRPDIGGPELHDTAGASAVGARSFLIAYNVHLQQPDISAARAIARDIRASNGGLHGVKAIGVLANGRAQVSMNITDFRVTPMRQVHATVSHLAQRYGVLTEDAELIGLIPQEAYEPDSEWVRQITDFDPESKVLERRLNSPIAWPNTEVAGLDSTWPPR, from the coding sequence ATGAAGAACGACGCGATCATCGAGTGTGTTCCAAATTTTTCCGAAGGGCAAGATGTAGCTAAGGTGCGTCAGATTGTGGCCGCGATGCAGGCAGACGAGGTGCGCCTGTTGGACTGGTCGTTGGACGCAGCGCACAATCGCTCGGTTGTAACGATTGCCGGCCCTGCGGCAGCGGTAGTCGAGTCGGCTGTGCGCGGAGCAGGGAAGGCTGCCGAGTTGATTGACCTTACCGGTCAGAGCGGTGTGCACCCAAGGATTGGAGCAGCCGACGTGGTGCCCTTCATCCCAGTTAGTGGAGCTTCGCTGGCAGATTGTGCGGTGCTAGCCCGGCAGGCAGGGCTGCAAATCTGGAGGCGCTTTGGCGTGCCGGTGTACTTTTACGGTGCTGCGGCAGCACGGCCGGATCGCGTACAGCTTGAAGATGTCAGACGAGGCCAGTTTGAGGGACTGCGCGAGTCGGTCCGCAAAGACTCGGCGCGGCGGCCTGATATCGGTGGCCCGGAACTGCATGATACGGCAGGAGCGAGCGCGGTGGGTGCACGCAGCTTTTTGATTGCGTACAACGTACATTTGCAGCAACCTGACATCTCGGCCGCCCGAGCGATTGCACGCGATATACGGGCGTCAAATGGGGGATTGCACGGGGTTAAAGCGATTGGAGTGTTGGCAAACGGCCGGGCACAGGTGAGCATGAATATCACGGATTTTCGCGTGACACCGATGCGCCAAGTCCATGCCACCGTGAGCCATCTGGCCCAACGGTATGGGGTTTTGACTGAAGATGCAGAGTTAATCGGCCTGATTCCGCAGGAGGCCTATGAGCCGGATTCGGAGTGGGTGCGTCAAATAACTGACTTCGACCCGGAGAGCAAAGTGCTGGAGCGAAGGCTGAACTCCCCGATTGCCTGGCCTAACACAGAAGTGGCAGGTCTGGACTCAACATGGCCACCCCGTTGA
- a CDS encoding response regulator, whose translation MRALIIDDSAVMRKVIERALHQAGLEVSEVLQASNGEEALEALRNESGTTTPLSLILSDINMPVMDGLQFLEQKKRENLAQGVPVVMITTEGSEPFVLRAIAAGAQGYICKPFTAEQVKARVLPLIRAA comes from the coding sequence TTGCGAGCTTTGATTATTGATGATTCGGCAGTCATGAGAAAGGTGATCGAGCGGGCGTTGCATCAAGCCGGACTCGAAGTTTCCGAGGTCCTTCAGGCTTCCAATGGGGAAGAAGCCCTTGAGGCTCTTCGCAACGAAAGCGGGACCACCACCCCCCTCTCCCTAATACTGAGCGATATCAATATGCCCGTCATGGACGGGCTTCAGTTTCTCGAACAGAAGAAGAGGGAAAACCTCGCCCAGGGCGTGCCTGTCGTCATGATTACGACCGAGGGCAGCGAGCCTTTCGTCTTGCGCGCCATAGCGGCGGGCGCACAGGGCTACATCTGCAAGCCCTTCACGGCGGAACAGGTCAAGGCACGAGTCCTGCCGCTCATCCGCGCGGCCTGA
- a CDS encoding flagellar hook-basal body protein gives MDSGMYAAYTGLLARTQALDTAANNLSNAGTSGFRAQRDYFRGVLAGGIDESPMTASQVGQAVNGFGVLGGDRLDFGQGQLETTGNPLDMALQGSGFFAIQTTNGVRYTRDGSFTRSSMGVLETSIGEPVLDANMQPITVPTGSIHVSADGTISVSTSGGSAIAGQVGIFDFSDENVLTAEGTNTFNANGVKPIAGAATVQQGALENSNEDTIHGTMQMVLVQRQFEMMRRALSVFNNDFDKTATEDLPRV, from the coding sequence ATGGACAGCGGAATGTATGCGGCATATACGGGTTTGTTGGCGCGCACGCAGGCGTTGGACACGGCGGCCAACAATCTCTCCAATGCCGGTACGAGCGGGTTTCGCGCACAGCGAGATTATTTTCGAGGCGTGCTAGCTGGCGGCATTGACGAGTCGCCTATGACTGCTTCGCAGGTAGGGCAAGCTGTGAACGGTTTTGGTGTACTCGGTGGCGATCGGCTTGACTTCGGACAAGGGCAGCTAGAAACGACAGGCAATCCACTCGACATGGCATTGCAGGGTAGTGGGTTCTTCGCAATTCAGACAACGAATGGAGTGCGCTACACGCGCGATGGCTCATTTACACGCTCGTCGATGGGCGTTTTGGAGACGAGCATTGGCGAGCCTGTGCTTGATGCGAATATGCAGCCTATTACGGTTCCGACTGGATCGATTCATGTGAGCGCGGATGGGACCATCTCTGTTTCAACTTCAGGTGGCAGCGCAATCGCGGGACAAGTGGGTATTTTCGATTTCTCCGATGAGAATGTGCTGACTGCTGAAGGCACGAACACTTTCAATGCGAATGGGGTGAAGCCCATCGCGGGAGCCGCGACGGTGCAACAGGGGGCGCTTGAGAACTCAAACGAAGACACCATTCACGGAACGATGCAGATGGTGCTGGTGCAGCGTCAGTTCGAGATGATGCGACGCGCATTGAGTGTATTCAACAACGATTTTGACAAGACGGCGACAGAGGATCTGCCGCGCGTTTGA
- the flgG gene encoding flagellar basal-body rod protein FlgG, with the protein MIRALYTAASGMSAQQANLDTVANNLANSGTAGFRARQMQFEDMIYQNLVTPGAADSQQTMSAGLQIGLGTKSTSSEMIMTQGTLNQTGNQYDLAIQGGGFFQVSKPDGTIEYTRAGNFTRNNQGTIVTEDGDTVLPAITVPQNATSVTISQYGVVTATIPGQTNPAQLGTIQLATFPNPEGLESVGSNLFQQSAASGNPITDTPGGNSGMGTLQQGYVENSNVDVVGEFVQMILAQRAYESNSKVVHVADDMYSQINNLVQ; encoded by the coding sequence ATGATTCGTGCGTTATATACGGCGGCCAGCGGCATGAGCGCGCAGCAGGCCAATCTGGACACGGTGGCGAACAATCTCGCCAACTCGGGCACGGCGGGCTTTCGCGCACGTCAGATGCAGTTTGAGGACATGATCTACCAGAATTTGGTGACTCCTGGAGCGGCCGATAGCCAGCAAACGATGTCTGCCGGATTGCAGATAGGTCTTGGCACTAAATCAACTTCCAGCGAGATGATTATGACGCAGGGAACGCTGAATCAGACTGGCAACCAGTATGATCTGGCGATCCAGGGCGGAGGTTTTTTTCAGGTCTCGAAACCTGACGGCACGATCGAGTACACGCGTGCCGGCAACTTCACGCGCAACAACCAAGGCACGATCGTCACCGAAGACGGCGATACTGTACTGCCTGCGATCACAGTCCCGCAGAATGCAACGAGCGTAACGATCTCACAGTACGGTGTGGTGACGGCCACGATCCCAGGGCAGACGAATCCTGCTCAGTTGGGAACGATTCAACTGGCGACATTTCCGAATCCCGAAGGGCTCGAGTCGGTTGGCAGCAATCTCTTTCAGCAGTCTGCCGCGTCGGGCAATCCGATCACGGATACGCCCGGTGGAAATAGCGGCATGGGTACGCTTCAGCAGGGCTACGTCGAGAACTCGAATGTCGATGTCGTAGGCGAGTTCGTGCAGATGATCCTCGCGCAGCGCGCCTACGAGAGCAACTCCAAAGTCGTGCATGTGGCCGACGACATGTATTCGCAGATTAACAACCTGGTGCAGTAG
- a CDS encoding flagella basal body P-ring formation protein FlgA, whose product MRKMTWPWWTMLFWFAAWVLAVLIATVAQAQCLPTPAAAAASVDLASFPTRAKNGYRVASINQDHALHKRWVMIVSCDHPDWPAIEMPLQTIQKQRSDPRELALLLLQTGPSIIRAGDAVELWNEQGNLRLEVAAISEQNGKLGEVVRVRLMQRQTLGAQNEKEFRGVVLGPRDVEMQP is encoded by the coding sequence ATGCGTAAGATGACCTGGCCATGGTGGACAATGCTCTTCTGGTTTGCGGCTTGGGTACTTGCTGTACTCATCGCAACCGTAGCACAAGCGCAGTGCCTGCCAACACCAGCGGCGGCCGCAGCTTCCGTGGACCTTGCATCTTTTCCTACACGAGCGAAGAACGGATATCGTGTTGCATCAATAAATCAGGACCACGCTCTACACAAGCGATGGGTCATGATTGTCAGTTGTGACCATCCTGATTGGCCCGCGATCGAAATGCCTCTTCAGACGATCCAGAAACAGCGCTCGGACCCGCGTGAGTTAGCGTTGCTGCTATTGCAGACGGGCCCATCAATTATCCGCGCAGGTGATGCTGTAGAGCTGTGGAACGAGCAGGGAAATTTAAGGCTTGAAGTCGCAGCCATCTCGGAGCAAAACGGAAAGCTCGGTGAAGTCGTGCGCGTCCGTTTGATGCAAAGGCAGACACTTGGAGCGCAGAACGAAAAAGAGTTTCGCGGTGTAGTGCTTGGGCCGCGTGATGTGGAGATGCAGCCATGA
- a CDS encoding flagellar basal body L-ring protein FlgH produces MTRATNFDPEDMLDGNEQRNFVRPIAYARVECAGVWQFALCIVFVLMLLVAAASLHAQVFGKGKKDVTVKPNVASESLDAYVARVRAENSNVQTTPGSIWTDSGRLTRMSTDVRAMRPHDLISVVVMENLAASTDGTVKNSRSSSANSQVASLLGNLHAGNALQNLVNQSSSDALNAQGTTQTNSSLSTVFGGQVVDVLPNGMLVIEAARQVTFSQQTQTIVLRGLVRPEDISQQNQILSTAISSLELEVRGKGIISDYTHRPNVLVRLLQQLLIF; encoded by the coding sequence ATGACGAGAGCAACGAATTTCGATCCGGAAGACATGCTCGATGGTAATGAGCAACGAAATTTTGTCCGTCCGATTGCATATGCTCGGGTTGAGTGCGCGGGTGTCTGGCAGTTTGCGTTATGCATTGTGTTTGTCCTGATGCTGTTGGTGGCCGCGGCGTCACTTCATGCGCAGGTATTTGGAAAAGGTAAAAAGGACGTTACAGTCAAACCGAATGTCGCATCGGAATCGCTCGATGCGTATGTAGCGCGAGTGCGCGCAGAGAATTCAAATGTGCAGACAACGCCAGGGTCCATCTGGACGGACTCGGGTCGACTGACGCGTATGAGCACCGATGTGCGTGCGATGCGGCCGCATGATCTGATCTCTGTCGTGGTAATGGAGAACCTGGCCGCTTCGACCGATGGGACGGTGAAGAATTCGCGTTCTTCCAGTGCCAACTCGCAGGTTGCGTCGTTGCTTGGCAATCTCCACGCGGGTAATGCACTGCAGAATCTAGTCAATCAATCTTCCTCGGATGCTCTCAACGCCCAGGGGACCACTCAAACCAATTCGAGTCTCAGCACTGTCTTTGGTGGGCAAGTTGTGGATGTATTGCCGAATGGAATGCTGGTGATAGAGGCGGCGCGGCAAGTTACGTTCAGCCAGCAGACGCAGACAATTGTGCTGCGCGGTTTGGTCCGCCCTGAAGATATCTCGCAGCAAAATCAGATACTCTCGACGGCGATTTCAAGCCTGGAGCTAGAGGTGCGAGGTAAGGGGATCATCTCGGATTACACGCATAGACCAAATGTGCTGGTCAGATTGCTGCAACAGTTGTTGATTTTTTAG
- a CDS encoding flagellar basal body P-ring protein FlgI: protein MAIALPAFAVDTAIPMHRMARIKDVASIEGIRDNQLVGYGIVVGLNGTGDSQQTTFPAQTLAATLLRMGVSVPATSIRVQNLAAVFVEATLPPFAQPGTKIDITVSSAGDARSLEGGLLLMTPLYGADGKIYAQAQGPLVVGGYSVSMNGNVKQVNQPNTARVPFGGMVERGVPLNIEGQTHFSFLLNDADFRSAEAMAQAINHQLGRDAAHALDSRRVDLAVKPGEDIPELLAEVESIEVPVFPRAKVVVNERTGTVVIGGTVVLQPVSILHGGLEVNVVSDFEVSQPSPFSSTGTTQVVQQTRINARDKPVNRIELKQGATVDDLVRSLQTIGATARDVISILQAMKAAGALEAEIEVL, encoded by the coding sequence ATGGCGATTGCATTACCAGCGTTTGCAGTGGACACGGCGATTCCGATGCATAGAATGGCGCGCATTAAAGATGTTGCGTCGATTGAGGGGATTCGCGATAACCAGTTGGTCGGTTATGGAATTGTCGTAGGCCTCAACGGAACTGGCGACAGCCAGCAAACGACATTTCCTGCGCAGACACTTGCTGCGACGCTACTGCGCATGGGAGTGAGTGTGCCGGCGACTTCTATCAGAGTTCAGAATCTGGCGGCGGTATTCGTCGAGGCAACGCTTCCTCCGTTTGCACAACCAGGAACGAAGATTGATATAACGGTCTCTTCGGCTGGCGACGCGCGAAGTCTTGAAGGCGGTCTGCTCTTGATGACTCCTCTTTATGGTGCGGACGGCAAAATATATGCTCAGGCGCAAGGCCCGCTCGTTGTTGGAGGGTATTCCGTCAGCATGAATGGGAACGTGAAGCAGGTAAACCAGCCGAACACGGCGCGCGTGCCTTTCGGCGGAATGGTGGAGCGCGGCGTTCCGCTTAATATTGAAGGGCAGACGCACTTTTCGTTTCTCCTCAATGATGCGGATTTCCGTAGTGCGGAGGCGATGGCGCAGGCGATCAATCATCAACTGGGGCGCGATGCTGCGCACGCGCTCGATAGCAGGCGCGTAGACCTTGCAGTGAAGCCTGGAGAAGATATTCCAGAACTTTTGGCTGAAGTGGAGTCGATTGAGGTCCCGGTGTTTCCTCGCGCGAAGGTGGTAGTGAATGAGCGTACGGGAACGGTGGTGATTGGAGGAACTGTTGTCTTGCAACCTGTGTCGATTTTGCATGGTGGATTGGAGGTTAACGTGGTGAGCGACTTTGAAGTCTCGCAACCATCCCCGTTCTCTTCTACTGGTACGACCCAGGTAGTGCAGCAGACACGCATCAATGCCAGGGACAAGCCAGTGAATCGCATCGAATTGAAGCAAGGCGCTACCGTGGACGATCTGGTGCGAAGCCTGCAAACGATTGGAGCAACTGCACGTGATGTCATTTCAATCCTTCAGGCGATGAAGGCAGCAGGCGCTCTGGAAGCGGAGATTGAGGTGCTATGA